The Juglans regia cultivar Chandler chromosome 6, Walnut 2.0, whole genome shotgun sequence genome contains the following window.
TAATTGCTTGAAGATATGGTTCGTTTACTCGCCATTCAATTCACTAGTGGGAATCCTGTTTTGCTGCTTTTGTGGATATCAGAGTCAGACAGCACGCCAGCTTGACGAACTAATCTATATTTGGGGATTTATTGTGGGTACAGTTTGTAAATTTGTGATCCTGATACTTGGCCATTCTAGTACTGAAACAGTCGTGATAGCTCAGATCATAATGGTTCCTTGCATTCCTCTCTTTTGTTAAATGCTTCTTTTACAAGGACTATCGCAGTCTACAGAAAGATGCAAGAATAAATTTAGTATTTTGCAAAGATATTCCAATTATGAATTGATGAAATGATAGTTCTTTCATTTGTTAATTGATAGTAAGCTTGGTTTTGGTTGTTCCTATGATAGCAGTTCAAGCCTTTCTATTGTGTAGTAGAACCATCCACCAAGCGATACCCTGAAGAAGTGAATGACATGTCTTCTTGAGGAAATTCAGGTTAACTTCCGAGGCTAAAATAATGGAAGAGATGGACATTGTTGATGATTGATCTGTTTCCAAAACTAGTTACTTATGAGTTTGACTACTGGCTCTTATTGCTGCAGTGTCCTCTCCAATCAATTGGGAGTTCTTCTGGGTGACTTCCCCTCCAAAAACCGGCTGGCAAGAAATTCTGTGGATTGAACAATAAGAAATTTGTTGTTTCAGTAATTGGAATCACGTGGATCTAATGACAACCATGCCTCTATCTAATTGGAGATTTATATAACCAATCTTTTAGTTCTTGGCTTGCCATCCAGCTAGAAAACTTTAAGGTTTGTAATGGAAAAAGAAGCAAACTCACGAGTGGGCCACTAGAAATCAGATTTCTTTTGTAACATTATTGAAATAAATCTTCTGTTCCTGTGGCTTCTTGTTTGAGCTCCGGTTTGAATTGGaaattcatcttattattacaattttcttaaatttttacataaaaaataataaacaattaaaattttttaattctcaaaataataataatttaaaaaaataatattttattcaacacatttaaaattatctgaaCTCATCTCTGAATGTGGCCTGCGCCTGACATTATTGAAACCGTGCTGTAGTTGTCTTTTCTTAATGACGTGATAGTTGAAGACCCACCAAACTTCATTAATGGAGGAAAAGTGTGCCAAGATGAGAGGAAACGAACTAGTTTCCAGATATGGTAGCGGGTGAACTGATCTCAATAAATGGgttacaattttcttttcttttcttttttcattttctaaaaactcCTCCTCTTGAACTTGTTTTCAGtgtaatttgaatttcttttcctTAAAGTCGTGAACAATTATTAATCGTAGGAAATTAAATACAGAACTGGAGCCCAATGCCACATAGTCGCTATTggtttctttgttgttttcctCTTGAAATAATAACTTAAAACGGGAGGACTGTCATTTTTAGCAAATTTGTCAATCAATCTTTGGGTTTAGGTAACATGTCCAAGATCACCATGTCTTAAGGCTAAAGTGACCCTTAAAAAACAACAAGTATAGACATCATCTGCAGGAAAAATGGTGCTAGTTAAAGATAATAGCAGTCTAAATCAGCACTGGAATCTCAAATGGGGGGGGATTGTAGTGTGATTTGTTGGAATGTCTTGTGCCCTTTTTACCTTTGTCTTTACACCAACGGATGCAAAGCAGTATTATGAGTAAGCTGCAAGGCCACTATCAGAAAAAGGCAGGTCAATTTGGACATCAACATGTTTGTGAAGTGTATAAGGTTTTAGCTCTGTATATATGCTTTCATCTGACAGATAAACCCACAAACTCTACCCTACTTGTCTACCACCATGAGCGTCTTTTATCACGAGGATCCACCACCAAATTCTTCCAAGATATCCAAATTTCTCTCTGCAGCTTTGAAGGATGCTTTCTGCAATTGCCATAATTTTGGTGGACGGCTGCCGACTGCAGTCCGGGAAGAGGAGTATCCGACAAGTGACTTTGATGATGAACAAGAGGTAGTACTTACTATTCTCATATGCATCATATATTGTTGCATCAACGTTGTTTATAGCGGGTTTTGAGTTGATGTTATTAGTGATTGATTGTCTCAAAAGATTAAGCTGGTGGTGATCAGAAACGAATTTAACCATTTCGTTTATATTCTGACTGATATTTTTCCTCAGGTAGTTGTTTCAGCCATTAGAAGCGGAGCAATGGAGAAGCTTCGACACAGGCCTAGCCTCTTGACGGATAGCTTTTCCTGGGTGTACTATCCGAGGACCGGAGAATTGTACATGACTCCCAAGGCAGCCAAAGGAAAAGAGAATTATGATggtgatgaagatgaggatgatgatgatgatgaaagaGAAGAATTTGTGTCTGCTGCAAGTTATTTCTCCTGCTGTTCCAGTGCTATGAGTAGGGAAGCTTTCTATTCAGTGAAGACCAACTTTTCACGTAGTTCAAGCTTGAATGGGATTGATCTTCCAGAGTTTTGGAGGCGCTCGATAATACAGGAGCTGTGCCATTGTGAGGGCTGGCCATTTGGTCTCTGCAGGAAGGCTGTGCTGCTTCCACCCCTACCTAAATCTCCCTCTGAATCCTGGTCATGGCGTAAAGGCACTAGAATTCTTAAGATGCCTTGATTTTCTAAGTTAATCTCTATCACTCTCTCCTActacttctttcttttcatttcttttctttgggCAAAGGGTTCAAAAGAGTGACAGAATAAAGGGAGAGGGTTTACAGTtcaattttcttattctttttgttttttttaacatttctcaATCTTTTTGGAATGATCTAGTGAAAATATCATTGCGTGCAAGCGAAATTCATTCCTCCGAATATGTTCTAAGCGTAATATTGTCTGCGATTGGATTACCatgaaaaaaacatttcttgaaCCGAACAACGAATAGTAATTGAAGACTAGATCCTTTTGAAAGAACCAAGGAAGGAATGGATTTGTCTCCATCCACATGTTAAGCAGCACATAGTTTTCCCATCTCTTGTTAAGGGATCATGTCATTTCTACATAGTTTTCCTATCTCTTGTTAAGGGATCATGTCATTTCTGGTTGCCAGCAAccacaacaaataaaatacattcttAATAACATTtagattgcgtttggatgttgagttgagttgaattgagatgaaataagttgagttctttattaataatagtgagttgaaatggtgGAATAAGTTTTGTAAGAtctacttaagatgagtttaaatgtatttggatgttaaaatgagtttaaatatatttatgaaaatttgaaaaaagttataagtcCATCGTGTAAAAagatgttaaattaaaaaaggttatgAATCAcacatgtaaagaggttttgaattgaaatgagtttagtgatttgagagttgggtgtttggatgttagacttggtttaaaattagataaaactGAGTtaagccttgtttgttttcacaactattctcatcttattttatcattataattttttttttaaattttcacataaaataaaataaacaattcaattttttcaaattctaaaataaaaataatattaaaaaaatatattctaacaatattttattccacttttaacttaactcatcttatgTCACCTCGTCAACGAAAACAAATTAGGCCTTAGAAGAGATGCTTGTGCCACAAACAGCCACTTTTGGTATCGTACAAAAGCTTAGGTTCACAATGAACCATAAACCTTTTGTGTTGCAGCAGGCAATTAGAACACAAACCTTTTGTATCAACTAAACTCAACCTTTCAAACAATCACAAAACTTACTTTCTCCCCCAAAGTCATGCGCAAAATGCAGTGTTAAGTGCCAAGTTAAACCAATTTATCAGAATAAGCATAATGGAACAGATCAAACTGACATTTCTTTAGAAAGAAATAGAACTGACAGCATCATGTAATCAGCTCAGAAGAAAACATTAGAAACACGATGCCACATTGTTCCTTCAGTTTTAATTGACATCGATTACTCTTATTTAACTGCCCTAGAACCTCGACCATAAGGCGTTTAACGAGGGACTACACCAGCCAGTCTCcagatattgaaaaaaattattataaacacAATGCTCACAATTACATCGAACTTATCAAAAAACTATGGTTCTAAGCTCTTTGCTCAACATATGACCCAGAGAGTCCAGAAGTTCCAAGAACTGTAACCTGCAATCAAGGGGGAAATAGTTATACTAGGGATTAATCTACATGACCAAGAGCATCactagattttttataaaatgaatgatCTAAAATTTGTCAACAAGCATCTACACTCATTGCGCTATATAATAAATTTGGAGAAATGAAGCTTCTTATGGATACCAAACCATTGAATAAGTTCCATGGAGTACACAAGTCAA
Protein-coding sequences here:
- the LOC108987614 gene encoding uncharacterized protein LOC108987614, whose product is MSVFYHEDPPPNSSKISKFLSAALKDAFCNCHNFGGRLPTAVREEEYPTSDFDDEQEVVVSAIRSGAMEKLRHRPSLLTDSFSWVYYPRTGELYMTPKAAKGKENYDGDEDEDDDDDEREEFVSAASYFSCCSSAMSREAFYSVKTNFSRSSSLNGIDLPEFWRRSIIQELCHCEGWPFGLCRKAVLLPPLPKSPSESWSWRKGTRILKMP